One Streptomyces fagopyri DNA window includes the following coding sequences:
- a CDS encoding DUF397 domain-containing protein codes for MAQVPPNPDWTRAAPDDATGPGPWIEIAFGEDDLVHIRETSDPTNVVTTTRRKWDAFVLGVRAGEFDHFVAGAEIEVEAEAGETEGGEQDGRSSKAPGAAAPS; via the coding sequence ATGGCTCAAGTACCCCCGAACCCCGACTGGACGCGGGCGGCCCCCGACGACGCGACCGGACCCGGGCCGTGGATCGAGATCGCCTTCGGCGAGGACGACCTGGTCCACATCAGGGAGACCAGCGACCCCACGAACGTCGTCACCACGACCCGGAGGAAGTGGGACGCGTTCGTACTGGGTGTACGGGCGGGCGAGTTCGACCACTTCGTCGCAGGAGCCGAGATAGAGGTGGAGGCAGAGGCGGGCGAGACAGAGGGGGGAGAACAGGACGGGCGGTCCTCGAAGGCGCCCGGGGCCGCGGCCCCGTCCTGA
- a CDS encoding trypsin-like serine peptidase, translating to MKRTTRPPGNRRNALFVAVAVLAATSASVAAADDGRGPLGVTARASGTVAASRVGALFGGSGPLEGGHFCTASVVHSKGRNLLVTAAHCLDGGGKLRFVPGYRDGKAPYGIWDIRRTYVGDAWTGAQDEDSDVAFATVADRGGKGVEDVVGGNAFATGRETGATAVTVTGYPSILEAPITCTNRPTAHSRTQQRIACPAFAGGTSGSPWVNGYGEVVGVIGGHEAGGDTDDISYSVVLGDEARALYRSTQEQ from the coding sequence ATGAAGCGCACCACTCGTCCCCCCGGTAACCGGCGGAACGCCCTGTTCGTCGCGGTCGCGGTGCTGGCCGCGACATCGGCCTCCGTGGCGGCCGCCGACGACGGCCGCGGGCCCCTCGGCGTGACCGCGCGGGCCTCCGGCACCGTGGCGGCCTCTCGTGTCGGCGCGCTGTTCGGGGGCAGCGGCCCTCTGGAGGGCGGCCACTTCTGCACCGCGTCCGTCGTGCACAGCAAGGGACGCAATCTGCTGGTGACCGCCGCGCACTGCCTGGACGGCGGCGGAAAGCTCCGCTTCGTGCCCGGATACCGTGACGGGAAGGCGCCGTACGGCATCTGGGATATCCGCAGGACGTACGTCGGTGACGCGTGGACCGGCGCCCAGGACGAGGACAGCGACGTCGCCTTCGCCACCGTCGCCGACCGCGGCGGCAAGGGTGTCGAGGACGTCGTCGGCGGCAACGCGTTCGCGACGGGGCGGGAGACCGGGGCGACCGCCGTGACCGTCACCGGCTACCCCAGCATCCTCGAGGCGCCGATCACCTGCACGAACAGGCCCACCGCCCACAGTCGCACCCAGCAGCGCATCGCCTGCCCCGCCTTCGCCGGCGGCACGAGCGGCAGCCCCTGGGTGAACGGGTACGGGGAGGTCGTCGGGGTCATCGGCGGCCACGAGGCGGGTGGGGACACCGACGACATCTCGTACAGCGTGGTCCTCGGGGACGAGGCCCGGGCCCTGTACCGCTCGACACAGGAGCAGTAG
- a CDS encoding C40 family peptidase, whose translation MTVRKAWVVAAAVAGAGLSFVMLLVVGVYVVAGNLAGGVGGGSVGLAKGAVPAAYQTLVQKWGNLCGAINPALLAAQLYQESGFNPNAKSPAKAEGIAQFIPGTWATHGVDGDGDGDRDVWDPNDAIPSAASYDCQLASYVKDAPGNITENMLAAYNAGAYAVIKYGGVPPYRETRNYVKTITTLEKSFARPVNRVDPSRQAAAAIYYAQKKLGTPYLWGGNGTADQGGRFDCSGLTKAAYESVGVTLPRVANDQYNAGPHPAREELLPGDLVFFSDDLTNSRTIRHVGIYVGGGYMIDAPRTGAVIRFDPIDTPDYFGATRVTEDGAKALPTTV comes from the coding sequence TTGACGGTGCGTAAGGCATGGGTCGTGGCGGCCGCTGTCGCCGGGGCGGGACTCTCCTTCGTGATGCTGCTCGTCGTCGGGGTCTACGTCGTCGCGGGCAATCTCGCGGGCGGGGTCGGGGGCGGCTCGGTCGGGCTCGCCAAGGGCGCGGTACCCGCCGCGTACCAGACGCTCGTGCAGAAGTGGGGGAACCTCTGCGGCGCGATCAACCCCGCGCTGCTGGCCGCGCAGCTGTACCAGGAGAGCGGATTCAACCCGAACGCCAAGAGCCCGGCGAAGGCCGAAGGGATAGCGCAGTTCATCCCGGGGACGTGGGCCACGCACGGAGTGGACGGCGACGGGGACGGCGACCGCGACGTCTGGGACCCGAATGACGCGATTCCGTCGGCCGCCTCGTACGACTGCCAGCTCGCCTCGTACGTGAAGGACGCGCCCGGGAACATCACGGAGAACATGCTCGCCGCGTACAACGCTGGGGCGTACGCCGTCATCAAATACGGGGGCGTCCCGCCGTACCGGGAGACCCGGAACTATGTGAAGACGATCACGACCCTGGAGAAGAGCTTCGCCCGGCCCGTGAACCGGGTCGACCCGTCACGGCAGGCCGCCGCGGCGATCTACTACGCGCAGAAGAAGCTCGGCACGCCCTATCTGTGGGGCGGCAACGGCACCGCTGACCAGGGTGGACGCTTCGACTGCTCGGGTCTGACCAAGGCCGCGTACGAGAGCGTCGGGGTCACCCTGCCGCGGGTCGCCAACGACCAGTACAACGCAGGGCCGCACCCCGCGCGCGAGGAACTCCTGCCGGGGGACCTGGTGTTCTTCTCCGACGACCTCACCAACTCACGGACCATCCGGCACGTGGGCATCTACGTGGGCGGCGGATACATGATCGACGCGCCGAGGACGGGCGCCGTCATCCGCTTCGACCCGATCGACACCCCCGACTACTTCGGAGCCACGCGTGTGACCGAGGATGGCGCGAAAGCGCTGCCGACCACGGTCTGA
- a CDS encoding phosphatase PAP2 family protein produces the protein MAGLAESGSNPDVDLLYDINGLARSAPHWFDRGMEFVGEYGLLLAMVLLVLWCWWTVRRGGGEGAASSVAGLVWAPLAAGVAVLVNVPIRGFVERPRPFVDHQGLDVLVSGKTDFSFVSDHATLTMAMGVGLFVVHRKFGLAGIGLALVEGFCRVYMGVHYPTDVIGGFALGTAVALLLSPLAMALLTPVMKAVERSPRAGLLVRTRRAGLTGRRTTIPEARAERPDESDLAA, from the coding sequence ATGGCTGGACTCGCCGAATCCGGTTCGAACCCCGACGTCGACCTGCTCTACGACATCAACGGCCTCGCCAGGAGCGCACCGCACTGGTTCGACCGGGGCATGGAGTTCGTGGGCGAGTACGGCCTGCTGCTCGCCATGGTCCTGCTGGTGCTGTGGTGCTGGTGGACCGTGCGGCGCGGCGGTGGTGAGGGCGCGGCGTCGTCCGTGGCGGGGCTGGTGTGGGCGCCGCTGGCCGCCGGCGTCGCGGTGCTGGTGAACGTGCCGATAAGGGGCTTCGTGGAGCGGCCCCGGCCGTTCGTCGACCACCAGGGTCTCGACGTCCTGGTGTCGGGCAAGACCGACTTCTCCTTCGTGAGCGACCACGCGACGCTCACGATGGCGATGGGCGTCGGCCTGTTCGTCGTGCACCGGAAGTTCGGCCTGGCCGGGATCGGGCTCGCGCTCGTCGAGGGGTTCTGCCGGGTCTACATGGGCGTGCACTACCCGACGGACGTCATCGGTGGATTCGCCCTCGGTACGGCCGTCGCGCTGCTGCTGTCCCCGCTCGCCATGGCCCTGCTGACGCCCGTGATGAAGGCCGTCGAGCGGTCCCCGCGGGCCGGCCTGCTCGTGCGGACACGGCGCGCGGGCCTCACGGGGCGGCGGACGACGATTCCGGAGGCGCGCGCGGAGCGGCCGGACGAGTCCGACCTGGCGGCGTGA
- a CDS encoding FAD-binding oxidoreductase: MQRRIFIGGGAAALAAAVTTACNGKSGASTSASGAAETSSAPVRTTAGVTPAGVRAAANWTALAKDLDGILVRPGDRAWPAAHQLYNTRFDALKPTAVAYAAHADDIRTAMDYARAHHIPLSIRNGGHSYAGWSSGDGRLILDVSKLNKIRASANEAVVGAGSKLIDVYRALAAKGVTIPAGSCPTVGVSGLTLGGGHGVVSRAYGLTCDSLTQATLITADGKQLVANASENKDLFWALRGAGNGNFGVVTELRYKTHPAPQAVSAYLSWPWTKAAAVVKAWQEWGPDQPDEIWSSLHLANAAGGTPTVSVAAFSLGTYGELQNAVDRLADRVGAPATSVSLKKRSYEESMEVYAGCSSFPTDPQCHLPGTTPGRSAQGALGRETYAARSDFFDRSISAAGIQTLLNQMVSVRGGAGSIALTALGGAVNRVSPTATAFVHRRSRMLAQYIVSWQAGTSGTTGQSWLTSAHKAMARHASGAAYQNYTDPTLTDWRKAYYGDAAPRLTALKKQYDPDRFFSFPQAL, from the coding sequence ATGCAACGGCGGATATTCATAGGCGGCGGCGCGGCCGCTCTCGCGGCGGCGGTCACCACCGCGTGCAACGGGAAGAGCGGAGCGTCCACCAGCGCGTCCGGGGCCGCTGAGACGTCCAGCGCCCCCGTCCGCACGACCGCGGGCGTCACCCCCGCCGGCGTCCGCGCCGCCGCGAACTGGACCGCCCTCGCCAAGGACCTGGACGGCATCCTGGTCCGCCCCGGCGACCGCGCCTGGCCCGCCGCGCACCAGCTGTACAACACCCGCTTCGACGCGCTGAAGCCCACCGCCGTCGCGTACGCCGCCCACGCCGACGACATCCGTACGGCCATGGACTACGCCCGCGCCCACCACATACCGCTGTCGATCCGCAACGGCGGCCACTCCTACGCGGGCTGGTCCTCAGGCGACGGCCGGCTGATCCTCGACGTCTCCAAGCTGAACAAGATCCGGGCGTCCGCGAACGAGGCCGTCGTCGGCGCCGGTTCGAAGCTGATAGACGTCTACCGCGCGCTCGCCGCGAAGGGCGTCACCATACCCGCGGGTTCCTGCCCGACCGTCGGCGTCTCCGGTCTGACCCTCGGTGGCGGCCATGGCGTCGTGTCCCGGGCGTACGGCCTGACCTGCGACAGTCTCACCCAGGCGACGCTGATCACCGCGGACGGCAAGCAGCTCGTCGCGAACGCGAGTGAGAACAAGGACCTCTTCTGGGCGCTGCGCGGCGCCGGCAACGGCAACTTCGGAGTCGTCACCGAGCTCCGTTACAAGACCCACCCCGCCCCGCAGGCCGTCTCCGCGTACCTGTCCTGGCCGTGGACGAAGGCCGCCGCCGTGGTGAAGGCCTGGCAGGAGTGGGGACCGGACCAGCCCGACGAGATCTGGTCGTCCCTGCATCTCGCGAACGCCGCCGGGGGCACTCCCACCGTCTCCGTCGCCGCGTTCTCCCTGGGCACCTACGGCGAACTCCAGAACGCCGTGGACCGTCTGGCCGACCGGGTCGGCGCCCCCGCCACCAGCGTCTCCCTCAAGAAGCGGTCGTACGAGGAGTCGATGGAGGTGTACGCGGGCTGCTCCTCCTTCCCCACCGACCCGCAGTGCCATCTGCCCGGCACGACGCCGGGCCGCTCCGCGCAGGGCGCCCTCGGCCGCGAGACGTACGCGGCCCGTTCGGACTTCTTCGACCGCTCGATCTCCGCGGCCGGCATCCAGACGCTCCTGAACCAGATGGTCTCGGTCCGCGGCGGCGCGGGCAGCATCGCGCTCACCGCGCTGGGCGGCGCGGTCAACCGCGTCTCACCGACCGCGACGGCCTTCGTGCACCGCCGCTCCCGGATGCTCGCCCAGTACATCGTCTCCTGGCAGGCGGGCACCTCCGGCACCACGGGCCAGTCCTGGCTGACCTCGGCCCACAAGGCGATGGCCCGCCACGCCTCCGGCGCCGCCTACCAGAACTACACGGACCCGACCCTCACCGACTGGCGCAAGGCGTACTACGGCGACGCGGCGCCCCGGCTGACCGCTCTGAAGAAGCAGTACGACCCGGACCGCTTCTTCTCGTTCCCCCAGGCCCTGTAA
- a CDS encoding metal-sensitive transcriptional regulator, translating to MTTTEAGAQAPSGDTRETVEQVVTDHDRGVHGYHKQKDEHLKRLRRIEGQIRGLQRMVDEDVYCIDILTQVSASTKALQSFALQLLEEHLRHCVADAALKGGDEIDAKVEEATKAIGRLLRT from the coding sequence ATGACGACCACCGAGGCCGGCGCGCAGGCGCCCTCCGGTGACACACGGGAGACCGTGGAGCAGGTCGTGACCGACCACGACCGCGGTGTGCACGGGTACCACAAGCAGAAGGACGAGCACCTCAAGCGCCTGCGGCGGATCGAGGGCCAGATCCGCGGTCTGCAGCGGATGGTCGACGAGGACGTCTACTGCATCGACATACTCACGCAGGTCTCCGCCTCCACCAAGGCCCTGCAGTCCTTCGCCCTCCAGCTCCTGGAGGAGCACCTGCGCCACTGCGTCGCGGACGCGGCCCTCAAGGGCGGCGACGAGATCGACGCGAAGGTCGAGGAAGCGACGAAGGCGATCGGCCGGCTGCTGCGCACCTAG
- a CDS encoding DUF47 domain-containing protein, producing the protein MRFRLTPRETSFYDMFSASADNIVTGSKLLMELLGADASARAEIAERMRAAEHAGDDATHAIFHQLNSSFITPFDREDIYNLASSLDDIMDFMEEAVDLVVLYQVEELPKGVEQQIEVLARAAELTAEAMPNLRTMDNLTEYWIEVNRLENQADQIHRKLLAQLFNGKYDAIEVLKLKQIVDVLEEAADAFEHVANTVETIAVKES; encoded by the coding sequence GTGCGATTTCGTCTGACCCCCAGGGAGACGAGCTTCTACGACATGTTCTCCGCATCCGCGGACAACATCGTCACGGGCTCGAAACTCCTGATGGAACTGCTCGGGGCCGACGCCTCGGCCCGGGCCGAGATCGCAGAGCGTATGCGGGCAGCGGAGCACGCCGGTGACGATGCGACGCACGCGATCTTCCACCAGTTGAACTCCTCCTTCATCACGCCCTTCGACCGCGAGGACATCTACAACCTGGCCTCGTCCCTCGACGACATCATGGACTTCATGGAGGAGGCCGTCGACCTGGTCGTGCTGTACCAGGTCGAGGAGCTCCCCAAGGGCGTGGAGCAGCAGATCGAGGTGCTGGCGCGGGCGGCCGAGCTGACCGCCGAGGCGATGCCGAACCTGCGGACCATGGACAACCTCACCGAGTACTGGATCGAGGTCAACCGCCTCGAGAACCAGGCCGACCAGATCCACCGCAAGCTGCTCGCCCAGCTCTTCAACGGCAAGTACGACGCCATCGAGGTGCTGAAGCTCAAGCAGATCGTGGATGTGCTGGAGGAAGCCGCCGACGCGTTCGAACACGTGGCGAACACGGTGGAGACCATCGCCGTCAAGGAGTCCTGA
- a CDS encoding inorganic phosphate transporter has protein sequence MDTFALIVTIGVALGFTYTNGFHDSANAIATSVSTRALTPRAALAMAAVMNLAGAFLGSGVAHTVSSGLIATPEGGKGMGILFAALIGAIVWNLVTWYFGLPSSSSHALFGGLVGAALAGGTTVLWSGVLDKVIIPMFLSPVVGLIGGYLVMCAIMWLFRRANPHKAKRGFRIAQTVSAAGMALGHGLQDAQKTMGIVVMALVIGDVQGADDPIPVWVKISCAVMLSLGTYAGGWRIMRTLGRKIIELDPPQGFAAETTGASIMFATAFLFKAPISTTHVITSAIMGVGATKRVNAVRWGVAKNIVLGWFITMPAAAVVAAASFWVVDLAFL, from the coding sequence GTGGACACCTTTGCGCTGATCGTGACCATCGGGGTCGCGCTCGGATTCACGTACACGAACGGCTTCCACGATTCGGCGAACGCCATCGCCACGTCGGTGTCCACCCGGGCGCTGACCCCCCGGGCCGCGCTCGCGATGGCCGCGGTGATGAACCTCGCGGGCGCGTTCCTCGGCAGCGGGGTCGCGCACACCGTGAGCAGTGGCCTGATCGCGACGCCCGAGGGCGGCAAGGGGATGGGCATCCTCTTCGCCGCGCTGATCGGGGCGATCGTCTGGAACCTGGTCACCTGGTACTTCGGTCTTCCGTCGTCCTCGTCGCACGCGTTGTTCGGCGGTCTGGTCGGGGCGGCGCTCGCGGGCGGTACGACCGTTCTGTGGTCCGGCGTCCTGGACAAGGTCATCATCCCGATGTTCCTGTCGCCGGTCGTCGGTCTGATCGGCGGCTATCTGGTGATGTGCGCGATCATGTGGCTGTTCCGCCGGGCCAACCCGCACAAGGCCAAGAGGGGCTTTCGGATAGCCCAGACCGTTTCGGCGGCCGGAATGGCGCTCGGGCATGGTCTGCAGGACGCGCAGAAGACGATGGGTATCGTCGTGATGGCGCTCGTCATCGGTGACGTCCAGGGTGCCGACGATCCGATTCCGGTGTGGGTGAAGATCTCCTGCGCCGTGATGCTGTCCCTCGGTACGTACGCGGGTGGGTGGCGGATCATGCGGACGCTGGGGCGGAAGATCATCGAGCTGGATCCGCCGCAGGGGTTCGCGGCGGAGACCACCGGGGCGTCGATCATGTTCGCCACGGCGTTTCTGTTCAAGGCGCCGATCTCCACGACGCATGTCATCACTTCCGCGATCATGGGGGTGGGGGCGACCAAGCGGGTGAACGCGGTGCGGTGGGGTGTCGCGAAGAACATCGTGCTGGGGTGGTTCATCACGATGCCGGCGGCGGCGGTGGTGGCCGCGGCGAGTTTCTGGGTCGTGGATCTGGCGTTCCTGTAG
- the pstB gene encoding phosphate ABC transporter ATP-binding protein PstB: protein MAKRIDVSGLTAYYSAHKAIEDISMTVEPRSVTAFIGPSGCGKSTFLRTLNRMHEVTPGGRVEGKVLLDDEDLYGQGVDPVAVRRTIGMVFQRPNPFPTMSIFDNVAAGLKLNGSYRKSELADIVEKSLKGANLWNEVKDRLNKPGSGLSGGQQQRLCIARAIAVEPQVLLMDEPCSALDPISTLAIEDLIGELKERFTIVIVTHNMQQAARVSDRTAFFNLAAVGQPGRLIEIDDTERIFSNPSVQATEDYISGRFG from the coding sequence ATGGCCAAGCGAATCGACGTGAGCGGTCTGACCGCTTACTACAGCGCCCACAAGGCGATCGAAGACATCTCGATGACGGTCGAGCCCCGCTCGGTGACGGCCTTCATCGGCCCCTCCGGCTGCGGCAAGTCGACCTTCCTGCGCACCCTCAACCGGATGCACGAGGTCACCCCCGGCGGCCGTGTCGAGGGCAAGGTCCTCCTGGACGACGAGGACCTGTACGGCCAGGGCGTCGACCCCGTCGCCGTGCGCCGCACGATCGGCATGGTCTTCCAGCGTCCCAACCCGTTCCCCACCATGTCGATCTTCGACAACGTGGCGGCCGGCCTCAAGCTCAACGGGTCCTACCGGAAGTCCGAGCTGGCCGACATCGTCGAGAAGTCCCTCAAGGGCGCGAACCTCTGGAACGAGGTCAAGGACCGCCTGAACAAGCCCGGCTCGGGCCTGTCCGGCGGCCAGCAGCAGCGACTGTGCATCGCGCGGGCGATCGCGGTGGAACCGCAGGTCCTCCTCATGGACGAGCCCTGCTCGGCCCTGGACCCGATCTCGACCCTCGCCATCGAGGACCTGATCGGTGAGCTGAAGGAACGCTTCACGATCGTCATCGTGACGCACAACATGCAGCAGGCGGCGCGCGTCTCCGACCGCACGGCCTTCTTCAACCTGGCCGCGGTCGGCCAGCCCGGACGCCTCATCGAGATCGACGACACGGAGCGGATCTTCTCCAACCCGTCGGTCCAGGCCACCGAGGACTACATCTCGGGCCGCTTCGGCTGA